A single genomic interval of Zobellia nedashkovskayae harbors:
- the efp gene encoding elongation factor P — protein sequence MASTSDIRKGLCIRYNNDIFKIIEFMHVKPGKGPAFVRTKLKSVSSGKVLDNTFSAGHKIEDVRVETRSYQFLYPEGETFHFMNTDDYNQITLQESSLDSPGLLKEGEIVKILFNTEDSMPLSVEMPASVVLEVTYTEPGVKGNTATNATKPAKVETGAEVNVPLFINEGDKIKVETEKGTYMERVKE from the coding sequence ATGGCATCAACATCAGATATTAGAAAAGGACTTTGCATTCGCTACAATAATGATATTTTCAAAATTATTGAGTTTATGCACGTAAAACCGGGTAAAGGGCCAGCTTTTGTACGTACCAAATTAAAAAGTGTTTCTTCAGGAAAAGTATTGGATAATACATTTTCTGCAGGTCATAAAATCGAGGATGTGCGTGTTGAAACGCGTTCATACCAATTTTTGTATCCTGAAGGGGAGACCTTTCATTTTATGAATACAGATGATTATAATCAGATAACCCTTCAGGAAAGTTCATTGGATTCTCCGGGATTATTGAAAGAAGGAGAAATCGTTAAAATTCTTTTCAACACTGAAGATAGTATGCCATTGTCTGTGGAAATGCCTGCTAGTGTTGTTTTAGAAGTTACTTATACAGAGCCAGGTGTCAAAGGAAACACGGCAACCAATGCGACTAAGCCAGCGAAAGTTGAAACTGGAGCAGAGGTAAACGTTCCTTTATTTATTAATGAGGGTGATAAAATTAAAGTAGAGACAGAGAAAGGAACTTATATGGAGCGTGTTAAGGAATAG
- a CDS encoding prohibitin family protein translates to MDKLPKIALPVIFGFIVVIILFSKSTVTIDSGQAGVLYKTFGGGVVTDEAPMGEGFHIVAPWNRVTVYEVRQQEVLEKMNVLSSNGLDIKLEASAWFEPIRNDLGKLHQEKGEDYIQRVLLPTIRSAARSVVGRYTPEQLYSSKRDAIQQEIFDETQKIVSGQYIQLNEILVRDVTLPPTIKDAIERKLKQEQESLEYEFRLVTAKKEAEKVTIEAQGKADANKILSASLTDKILQDKGIDATLKLAQSANAKVVVVGSGESGLPLILGNN, encoded by the coding sequence ATGGACAAATTACCAAAGATTGCATTACCAGTAATATTCGGATTTATTGTAGTTATTATTTTATTTTCAAAATCTACTGTAACTATAGACTCAGGTCAGGCTGGTGTTTTATATAAAACGTTCGGTGGTGGGGTTGTGACGGATGAAGCCCCAATGGGCGAGGGATTTCACATTGTGGCACCTTGGAATAGAGTTACTGTTTACGAAGTGAGACAACAAGAGGTTCTTGAAAAAATGAATGTATTGTCTAGTAATGGTTTGGATATTAAATTAGAGGCATCAGCATGGTTTGAGCCAATTCGTAATGATTTAGGGAAGCTTCATCAAGAAAAAGGAGAAGATTACATACAAAGGGTGTTGTTGCCAACAATTAGATCTGCAGCTCGTTCGGTAGTAGGGCGTTACACGCCGGAACAGTTATATTCAAGCAAAAGAGATGCTATTCAACAGGAGATATTTGACGAGACTCAAAAAATTGTGTCAGGGCAGTATATTCAATTGAATGAAATATTGGTTAGAGATGTTACGTTGCCGCCAACGATTAAGGACGCAATTGAAAGAAAATTGAAGCAAGAGCAGGAGTCTCTAGAATACGAGTTTAGATTAGTCACCGCTAAAAAAGAGGCTGAAAAAGTAACCATTGAAGCTCAAGGTAAGGCAGATGCTAACAAAATTTTAAGTGCTTCGCTTACAGATAAGATCCTGCAGGACAAAGGTATTGACGCTACATTGAAGTTGGCGCAATCTGCAAATGCTAAAGTGGTAGTTGTAGGTAGTGGCGAATCTGGCTTACCTTTGATTTTAGGAAACAACTAA
- a CDS encoding UDP-3-O-(3-hydroxymyristoyl)glucosamine N-acyltransferase: MKFPKAQSLKNIATLIDCEYVGADDFQVLGMNEIHVVQNGDIVFVDHPKYYDKALASKATIVLINKKVDCPEGKALLISDDPFRDFNKLSVHFRPFERATNTVAISAEIGEDTIIQPNVFIGNNVKIGKNCLIHANVCLYDNCVIGDNVIIHSGSVLGGDAFYYKNRPDGFDKLISCGRVVIEDNVEIGALCTIDKGVTGDTTIKKGTKLDNQVHVGHDTVIGEKCLIASQTGIAGCVIIEDEVTLWGQVGTNSGITIGKKAVIMGQTGVTKSVAGGKSYFGTPIEESREKLKQLAYVKKIPFILKKLEE; encoded by the coding sequence TTGAAATTTCCGAAGGCTCAATCTCTTAAGAATATTGCTACATTAATCGATTGCGAATATGTTGGCGCTGATGATTTTCAGGTTTTGGGCATGAACGAAATTCATGTGGTTCAGAACGGGGATATTGTTTTTGTAGATCATCCCAAGTATTATGACAAGGCGTTAGCTTCAAAGGCTACTATTGTTCTTATCAATAAAAAAGTTGATTGCCCAGAAGGGAAGGCGCTTTTAATTTCTGATGATCCTTTTCGTGATTTCAATAAACTTTCTGTTCACTTTAGACCCTTTGAAAGGGCAACCAATACTGTGGCCATTTCGGCGGAAATTGGAGAGGATACCATTATTCAGCCTAATGTTTTTATAGGTAACAATGTTAAAATCGGCAAGAACTGTTTGATACATGCAAATGTCTGTCTTTATGATAATTGCGTCATTGGTGATAATGTAATTATTCATTCAGGTTCAGTTTTAGGCGGAGATGCTTTTTACTATAAAAATAGACCTGACGGTTTTGATAAACTTATTTCTTGTGGGAGAGTGGTCATTGAAGATAATGTTGAAATTGGAGCCCTTTGTACTATTGATAAAGGGGTAACTGGCGACACAACTATTAAAAAGGGAACAAAGTTAGATAATCAAGTACATGTTGGGCACGACACCGTTATTGGTGAAAAGTGTCTGATTGCTTCACAAACTGGTATTGCAGGTTGTGTCATAATAGAAGATGAAGTTACGCTTTGGGGCCAAGTTGGTACCAATAGTGGAATTACAATAGGAAAGAAAGCGGTAATTATGGGGCAAACAGGAGTAACTAAATCCGTTGCAGGCGGTAAAAGTTATTTCGGAACACCTATTGAAGAATCACGTGAAAAGCTAAAACAATTGGCTTATGTGAAGAAAATTCCATTCATTCTTAAAAAATTAGAAGAATAA
- the hisG gene encoding ATP phosphoribosyltransferase, whose amino-acid sequence MKKIRIAIQKSGRLNEDSLQILKDCGISIDNGKDQLKASSRNFPMEVFYLRNGDIPQYLRDGVVDIAIIGENVLIEKGEDISIAEKLGFSKCKVSLAVPKSFKYNSVKDFEGKRIATSYPNTVINYLKDKGVNADLHIISGSVEIAPNIGLADAICDIVSSGSTLFKNNLKEVEVMLTSEAVLAVSPKISEERRELLKKLQFRIQSVLRARGSKYVLLNAPNDKLDMVLKLLPGMRSPTVLPLAEEGWSSVHTVINKDKFWDVIDELKQAGAEGILVCPIEKMVL is encoded by the coding sequence ATGAAAAAAATTAGAATTGCTATTCAGAAATCGGGAAGATTAAATGAGGATTCCCTTCAAATCTTAAAGGATTGTGGAATTTCCATTGATAATGGAAAGGACCAACTCAAAGCATCTTCTAGAAACTTTCCAATGGAGGTTTTCTATCTTAGAAATGGAGATATACCGCAATATTTAAGAGATGGCGTGGTAGATATTGCAATTATAGGAGAGAATGTTTTAATTGAAAAAGGAGAGGATATTTCAATTGCAGAAAAACTTGGGTTTTCTAAGTGTAAAGTTTCTCTAGCGGTGCCTAAATCTTTCAAATATAATTCTGTAAAGGATTTTGAAGGTAAACGTATAGCAACCTCATATCCAAATACGGTAATTAATTACCTAAAAGATAAAGGCGTAAATGCCGATTTACATATTATCAGTGGTTCTGTTGAGATTGCTCCAAATATTGGTTTAGCAGATGCTATTTGCGATATTGTTTCAAGTGGTAGCACGTTGTTCAAGAACAATTTAAAGGAAGTTGAAGTGATGCTCACTAGTGAAGCTGTGTTAGCAGTTTCACCAAAAATTTCTGAGGAAAGAAGAGAGCTACTAAAGAAATTACAATTTCGTATTCAATCTGTATTACGAGCCAGAGGTTCTAAATACGTATTGTTGAATGCTCCCAATGACAAACTTGATATGGTATTGAAGTTGTTGCCAGGAATGAGAAGCCCTACTGTTTTGCCATTGGCAGAAGAAGGTTGGAGCTCAGTTCACACGGTTATAAATAAAGATAAATTCTGGGATGTTATTGATGAGTTAAAACAAGCTGGTGCAGAAGGTATTTTGGTTTGTCCTATTGAGAAGATGGTACTTTAA
- the lpxA gene encoding acyl-ACP--UDP-N-acetylglucosamine O-acyltransferase has protein sequence MNQPLAYIHPGAKIAKNVVVEPFTTIHNNVTIGDGTWIGSNVTIMEGARIGKNCNIFPGAVISAPPQDLKYNNEDTTVIIGNNTTIRECATIHKGTSDRNKTVIGKNCLIMAYCHVAHDCIVGDNCIFSNNSTLAGHVTIGDNVILAGLVAVHQFVSIGQHAFVTGGSLVRKDVPPFVKAAREPLSYVGINSVGLRRRGFVSEKIREIQNIYRILYQKHYNNSQATQIIEAEMEATPERDEILQFIRDSQRGIMKGYFSNN, from the coding sequence ATGAATCAACCCCTTGCCTACATTCACCCAGGCGCAAAAATTGCTAAGAATGTTGTGGTAGAACCGTTTACTACAATTCACAACAACGTAACGATAGGTGATGGCACTTGGATCGGTTCTAATGTAACCATAATGGAAGGCGCTCGTATTGGAAAAAATTGTAATATTTTTCCAGGTGCCGTAATTTCCGCTCCGCCTCAAGATTTGAAATATAATAATGAAGACACCACGGTAATAATTGGTAATAACACTACCATTAGGGAGTGTGCTACTATTCACAAAGGTACTTCTGATAGGAATAAGACTGTAATTGGTAAAAATTGCCTGATTATGGCTTATTGTCATGTAGCGCATGACTGTATTGTTGGTGATAATTGTATTTTTTCAAACAATTCTACGCTTGCAGGACATGTTACTATTGGAGATAACGTAATTCTTGCCGGCTTGGTGGCTGTGCATCAATTTGTATCTATTGGCCAACATGCTTTTGTTACTGGTGGTTCTTTAGTTAGAAAAGATGTTCCTCCTTTTGTAAAAGCAGCTCGTGAGCCACTTTCGTACGTGGGTATTAATTCCGTAGGTTTACGTAGACGTGGTTTTGTATCAGAAAAGATTCGTGAGATTCAGAATATCTATCGTATTCTTTATCAAAAACATTACAATAATTCACAAGCAACACAAATTATAGAAGCTGAAATGGAAGCTACTCCTGAACGGGACGAGATTCTACAATTTATCAGGGATTCCCAACGCGGAATCATGAAAGGATATTTCAGTAATAATTAA
- the sucD gene encoding succinate--CoA ligase subunit alpha has protein sequence MSVLVNKDSKIIVQGFTGSEGTFHAEQMIEYGTNVVGGVTPGKGGQEHLGRPVFNTVEEAVEKVGADTTIIFVPPAFAADAIMEAASAGIKVIITITEGIPVADMVKAANYIKHMDCRLVGPNCPGVITPGEAKVGIMPGFVFKKGNVGIVSKSGTLTYEAADQVVRQGLGITTAIGIGGDPIIGTTTKEAVELLINDPETECVVMIGEIGGQLEADAAKWYKESGSKKPVVGFIAGETAPAGRTMGHAGAIVGGSDDTAQAKKKIMREHGIHVVDSPAEIGLKVKEVMG, from the coding sequence ATGAGCGTTTTAGTCAATAAAGATTCCAAGATAATAGTTCAGGGGTTTACAGGTAGTGAAGGTACTTTTCACGCAGAGCAAATGATCGAATACGGAACCAACGTAGTTGGTGGTGTAACACCGGGTAAAGGTGGACAAGAGCATTTGGGAAGACCTGTTTTTAACACAGTTGAAGAAGCTGTAGAAAAAGTAGGAGCTGATACGACTATCATTTTCGTGCCACCTGCTTTTGCTGCTGATGCAATTATGGAAGCCGCTAGCGCGGGTATTAAAGTAATTATTACTATTACGGAGGGTATTCCTGTTGCCGATATGGTAAAGGCTGCCAATTATATTAAACATATGGATTGCCGTTTGGTAGGTCCTAACTGTCCTGGTGTAATTACTCCAGGAGAGGCTAAAGTAGGTATCATGCCTGGTTTTGTGTTTAAAAAAGGAAATGTTGGTATTGTATCTAAGTCTGGTACTTTAACATATGAAGCTGCTGATCAAGTAGTTCGTCAAGGTTTAGGTATAACAACAGCTATTGGTATTGGTGGAGATCCAATTATTGGAACTACTACAAAAGAAGCTGTGGAGCTTTTGATCAATGATCCAGAGACCGAATGTGTAGTTATGATCGGAGAGATCGGTGGTCAATTGGAAGCGGATGCTGCAAAATGGTACAAAGAAAGTGGCAGCAAGAAACCTGTTGTAGGTTTCATTGCTGGTGAAACTGCTCCCGCAGGAAGAACCATGGGTCACGCTGGTGCTATTGTTGGTGGAAGCGATGATACCGCTCAAGCTAAAAAGAAAATTATGAGAGAGCACGGAATTCACGTGGTAGACTCTCCGGCAGAAATTGGCTTGAAAGTAAAAGAGGTTATGGGTTAA
- the fabG gene encoding 3-oxoacyl-[acyl-carrier-protein] reductase — MKLLEGKNAIITGASRGIGTGIARVFAENGANVAFTYSSSEAPALALEKELSSLGIKAKAYKSNAASFEASEKLVASVLEDFGGIDILINNAGITKDNLLMRMSEADFDSVIEINLKSVFNMTKAVQRTMLKQRKGSIVNMSSVVGVKGNAGQTNYAASKAGMIGFTKSVALELGSRNIRCNAVAPGFIETEMTGKLDEKVVQGWRDGIPLKRGGSPEDIANACLFFASDLSAYVTGQVLNVDGGMLT; from the coding sequence ATGAAATTGTTAGAAGGAAAAAATGCGATCATCACAGGCGCAAGTAGAGGTATAGGTACGGGTATTGCCCGAGTTTTTGCCGAGAACGGAGCTAATGTAGCTTTTACTTATAGTTCTAGCGAAGCACCAGCTTTGGCACTCGAGAAAGAATTGTCTAGTTTAGGAATTAAAGCAAAAGCATACAAAAGTAATGCGGCAAGTTTTGAAGCTTCTGAAAAATTGGTTGCTAGTGTTCTAGAAGATTTTGGTGGAATAGATATTCTGATTAACAATGCGGGTATCACCAAAGACAATTTGCTTATGCGAATGTCAGAAGCAGATTTTGATAGTGTTATAGAGATAAACTTAAAATCTGTTTTCAATATGACCAAAGCTGTTCAACGTACGATGTTGAAACAACGAAAGGGTAGTATCGTGAACATGAGTAGTGTGGTTGGTGTTAAGGGTAATGCCGGACAAACAAACTATGCAGCCTCAAAAGCAGGAATGATCGGGTTTACGAAATCTGTTGCTTTAGAACTAGGTTCAAGAAATATAAGATGTAATGCCGTTGCACCAGGTTTTATTGAAACCGAAATGACCGGTAAACTAGATGAAAAAGTAGTTCAAGGTTGGAGAGATGGTATTCCGCTTAAAAGAGGTGGTTCTCCAGAAGATATTGCAAATGCCTGTCTATTTTTTGCTTCAGACTTATCCGCTTATGTTACGGGTCAAGTACTGAACGTAGATGGCGGTATGCTTACATAA
- a CDS encoding bifunctional UDP-3-O-[3-hydroxymyristoyl] N-acetylglucosamine deacetylase/3-hydroxyacyl-ACP dehydratase yields the protein MKQRTIKKEVILKGVGLHTGAEVTMKFVPAPENHGYAFKRVDLEGEPIIEADAKYVINTQRGTNLEKRGVKIQTSEHVLAAFVGLEIDNVLVELDAPEPPIMDGSSKYFVEALETVGVVEQDAEREEYIVKDVISYKDEATGSEITVIPSDTYQVTTMVDFGTKVLGTQNATLERLSDFKGEISEARTFSFLHELEMLLDSGLIKGGDLNNAIVYVDKEISEETMRKLESAFDKKKLSVKANGILDNLTLHQPNEAARHKLLDVIGDVALAGTRIRGKIIANKPGHFVNTQFAKKLSNIIKLEKRNKIPQYDLNQPPLMDIHQIMEVLPHRPPFLLIDRILELSDTHVVGMKNVTMNENFFIGHFPGAPVMPGVLQVEAMAQTGGILVLSTVPDPENYLTFFMKMDNVKFKQKVLPGDTLTFHCSLITPIRRGICHMQAYAYANNKLVCEAELMAQIAKKK from the coding sequence ATGAAACAGAGAACCATTAAGAAAGAGGTTATTTTAAAAGGCGTTGGCCTCCATACCGGTGCCGAGGTAACCATGAAATTTGTTCCCGCACCTGAAAATCACGGGTACGCGTTCAAGAGAGTAGACTTAGAAGGAGAACCGATTATTGAGGCTGATGCCAAATACGTGATCAATACTCAGAGAGGTACCAACTTGGAAAAAAGGGGGGTTAAGATACAGACTTCAGAGCATGTTTTGGCTGCTTTTGTTGGTCTTGAAATAGATAACGTCCTAGTTGAACTGGATGCTCCTGAACCTCCGATCATGGACGGCTCATCAAAATATTTTGTAGAGGCCTTAGAAACTGTTGGTGTTGTAGAACAGGATGCCGAACGTGAAGAATACATTGTAAAAGATGTTATTTCTTATAAGGATGAAGCAACAGGTAGTGAAATAACTGTTATTCCATCAGATACCTATCAGGTAACGACTATGGTAGATTTTGGAACCAAGGTTTTAGGAACCCAAAATGCTACATTAGAGCGGTTATCCGATTTTAAAGGTGAGATTTCCGAAGCACGTACATTTAGTTTTCTTCATGAACTTGAAATGCTCCTTGATAGTGGACTTATAAAAGGTGGTGATCTAAATAATGCCATTGTTTATGTGGATAAAGAGATTTCAGAAGAAACCATGCGAAAGCTAGAAAGCGCATTCGATAAGAAGAAGCTTTCGGTTAAGGCCAATGGTATTTTGGACAACCTTACTTTACATCAACCTAATGAAGCTGCAAGACATAAATTATTAGATGTTATTGGTGATGTAGCTTTGGCGGGTACTCGTATAAGAGGTAAAATAATTGCCAATAAGCCAGGTCACTTTGTAAATACGCAGTTTGCAAAGAAACTGTCTAATATTATAAAATTAGAGAAAAGGAATAAAATTCCACAATACGATTTAAATCAACCGCCTTTGATGGACATCCATCAAATTATGGAAGTACTTCCTCATAGGCCTCCGTTTTTGTTGATTGACCGTATTTTAGAATTATCCGATACACATGTAGTAGGGATGAAAAATGTGACAATGAATGAAAATTTCTTCATTGGTCATTTTCCCGGGGCTCCAGTTATGCCAGGTGTTTTGCAAGTTGAAGCCATGGCTCAAACAGGAGGTATCTTAGTTTTAAGTACTGTTCCTGATCCAGAAAATTATTTGACGTTTTTCATGAAAATGGATAATGTCAAGTTCAAGCAAAAAGTACTTCCAGGTGATACACTAACATTTCACTGTAGCCTTATTACGCCAATAAGAAGAGGTATTTGTCATATGCAAGCGTACGCTTATGCCAATAATAAGCTTGTATGTGAGGCAGAATTAATGGCGCAAATAGCTAAAAAGAAATAG
- a CDS encoding GNAT family N-acetyltransferase, with protein sequence MAGNLKLELIPYDKIESILPLVFKLNDGKFSEEVLKSRLQPMLTMGGYECLGVYDKQKLIACCGIWLLQKLYKGKHIELDNVFVNEEYRSRGVGKLMMDWLVEYAKSIGGNSIELNSYIANKKGIKFWQRHGFEPLGYHMIKNLE encoded by the coding sequence ATGGCGGGTAATTTAAAATTAGAATTGATTCCTTACGATAAAATCGAATCTATTCTGCCTTTGGTCTTTAAGTTGAACGATGGTAAGTTTTCTGAGGAAGTATTAAAAAGCCGTTTACAGCCTATGTTAACCATGGGAGGATATGAATGTTTAGGAGTATATGACAAGCAAAAATTAATAGCTTGTTGCGGCATATGGCTTTTGCAGAAACTGTACAAGGGAAAACATATTGAATTAGACAATGTATTTGTAAACGAAGAATACCGTAGTAGAGGAGTTGGTAAACTTATGATGGATTGGCTTGTTGAGTATGCAAAAAGTATAGGTGGTAATAGCATAGAGCTCAACTCTTATATTGCGAATAAAAAAGGAATTAAATTTTGGCAACGTCACGGATTTGAACCTTTAGGATACCACATGATCAAGAATTTAGAGTAA
- a CDS encoding vWA domain-containing protein, translated as MNTQTILYIILAAIVSLALVLFQYFYKSKRTGKLNIALAFLRFITFFCGFLLLINPKFTKNEYTTEKANLIILTDNSSSVASSKQVIEKTIDDIEKSGELNKRFSIQEYSFGAALTENDSLSFLEKNTNISKALSALKEVYSATNSAIVLITDGNQTLGRDYDFQNEQQQFPVYPIAVGDTTRYEDVAISQINTNRYAFLKNKYPVEIYVSYTGTEDISVPVKVSLNGKTVFRQNVSFSKTNNSAVINTLLEANSVGTKNLQVSIDELKNERNKANNKRTVVVEVIDEKTNIALVSSLLHPDVGALKKSIESNGQRSVTIMKPNGNSKDWEEVDLFILYQPNASFKKLYDYIEKKQANTFTVTGPKTDWRFLNSSQKEFTKNSYNQEEEVFGVLNTGFSLFSSTDFSVDDFPPLQSTLGDIILNGKNDILLTQRIKGVNLKQPLLAVFEGNEKRDAVLFGENIWKWRMQTYRNAQSFKNFDDLIGKLVLYLGTNKSRQRLTLDYENIYAGSNETRISATYFDKAFAFDANAEIVLRLKNLESKLNTEVPMLLKGNYYEADLSNLQPGKYDFTVVVKKENLSKSGSFIILDFDVEKQFLATDDKKLQRLAQNTGGSLYYPTQNSDLTQDLLSDDRYLPTQKNKQNVVSLIDFRLLLGLMVFALALEWFLRKYNGLI; from the coding sequence ATGAACACCCAAACGATTCTCTACATAATCTTGGCTGCAATTGTTTCGCTGGCGTTGGTGTTGTTTCAATATTTCTACAAAAGCAAACGTACGGGCAAGCTTAATATAGCTTTGGCTTTTTTACGTTTTATCACTTTTTTCTGCGGGTTTCTATTACTCATAAATCCAAAATTTACAAAAAACGAATACACCACCGAGAAGGCTAATCTCATTATCTTAACTGATAATTCCTCATCTGTTGCTTCATCTAAACAAGTTATAGAGAAGACTATAGATGATATAGAGAAAAGCGGTGAACTCAATAAACGCTTTTCTATTCAAGAATATAGTTTTGGAGCTGCTTTAACAGAGAATGATAGTTTGTCATTTCTGGAAAAGAACACCAATATTTCAAAAGCGCTTTCTGCTTTAAAAGAGGTGTACTCAGCTACCAATTCCGCTATCGTTCTAATTACGGACGGTAATCAGACTTTAGGTAGAGATTATGATTTTCAAAATGAACAACAACAATTTCCTGTTTATCCCATTGCCGTTGGTGATACCACACGATATGAAGATGTTGCTATTTCTCAGATAAACACCAATCGATACGCTTTTCTTAAGAATAAATATCCTGTCGAAATTTATGTTTCTTATACAGGTACAGAAGATATAAGTGTTCCCGTAAAGGTTTCCTTAAACGGAAAAACAGTATTCCGGCAAAACGTTTCTTTTTCGAAAACAAATAACAGTGCTGTAATTAATACATTGTTAGAAGCGAATTCCGTTGGAACTAAAAACCTTCAGGTTTCGATTGATGAGCTCAAAAACGAGCGTAATAAGGCTAATAATAAGAGAACGGTAGTTGTAGAGGTTATAGATGAGAAAACGAATATAGCCCTAGTTTCTAGCCTTCTACATCCAGATGTTGGAGCTTTAAAGAAATCAATAGAGAGTAATGGTCAGCGTTCAGTTACTATAATGAAACCTAATGGCAATTCAAAAGACTGGGAAGAGGTTGACCTTTTTATTCTTTATCAGCCTAACGCATCATTCAAAAAGCTGTACGACTATATAGAAAAAAAGCAAGCTAATACATTTACGGTCACCGGGCCTAAAACCGATTGGCGTTTCCTGAATAGTTCACAAAAGGAGTTTACTAAAAATAGTTACAATCAAGAAGAAGAGGTCTTTGGCGTTTTAAATACCGGCTTTAGTCTTTTTAGTAGTACAGATTTTTCGGTGGATGATTTTCCTCCGCTTCAGAGTACTTTGGGGGATATAATACTAAATGGAAAAAATGATATTTTATTGACGCAACGAATAAAGGGAGTCAATCTAAAACAACCCTTGTTAGCTGTTTTTGAGGGAAACGAAAAAAGGGATGCGGTATTATTTGGGGAAAATATTTGGAAATGGCGCATGCAAACTTATAGAAACGCGCAGAGCTTCAAAAATTTCGATGACCTAATTGGTAAGCTTGTTTTGTATTTGGGAACTAATAAATCCCGTCAGAGACTTACCTTGGATTATGAGAATATCTATGCTGGGAGTAACGAAACAAGAATTTCAGCGACTTATTTTGATAAGGCCTTTGCTTTTGATGCTAATGCAGAAATAGTTCTTAGGTTGAAAAACTTAGAGTCAAAATTAAATACGGAGGTTCCGATGTTGTTGAAAGGCAATTACTATGAAGCGGACCTTAGTAATTTACAACCTGGCAAATATGATTTTACGGTAGTTGTAAAAAAAGAAAACTTATCCAAATCAGGAAGTTTTATAATTCTAGATTTTGATGTTGAAAAACAGTTTTTGGCTACCGATGATAAAAAGTTACAACGTTTAGCTCAGAACACAGGGGGAAGCTTATATTATCCTACTCAAAATAGCGATTTGACCCAGGATTTATTAAGTGATGATCGTTACCTGCCAACCCAGAAAAACAAGCAAAATGTCGTATCTTTGATAGATTTCAGACTATTGTTAGGGCTCATGGTTTTTGCTCTCGCGCTAGAATGGTTTTTAAGAAAATATAACGGATTAATTTAA